A window from Neobacillus sp. PS3-40 encodes these proteins:
- a CDS encoding GatB/YqeY domain-containing protein has product MSLLERLNNDMKQAMRNKEKDKLSVIRMIKASLQNEAIKLGNNELSEEEEVTILSRESKQRKDSLHEFDKAGRQDLVEKVRAELAIVELYMPEQLSDDELSEIVKETISEIGANSKADMGKVMAAIMPKVKGKADGSLVNKLVQQHLS; this is encoded by the coding sequence TTGAGTCTTCTCGAGCGTTTAAATAATGACATGAAACAAGCGATGAGAAATAAGGAAAAAGACAAACTTTCTGTTATTCGGATGATAAAAGCTTCATTGCAAAATGAAGCGATTAAGCTCGGTAATAATGAGCTTTCCGAAGAGGAAGAGGTAACAATCCTTTCTCGCGAATCAAAACAACGCAAAGACTCCCTCCATGAATTTGATAAAGCAGGTCGTCAAGACCTTGTTGAAAAAGTACGTGCAGAGTTGGCGATCGTTGAACTGTACATGCCGGAACAGCTCTCAGATGATGAGCTGTCTGAAATTGTTAAAGAAACAATTTCAGAGATCGGTGCAAATTCAAAAGCGGATATGGGAAAAGTGATGGCTGCTATTATGCCAAAAGTAAAGGGCAAAGCAGATGGGTCACTTGTTAATAAACTTGTACAACAACACCTTTCATAG
- a CDS encoding HD family phosphohydrolase — MEKLQERFVRVRKLLDITFFRVLFFLALGIILFLAMFNSVKPEKLDLSLFTVADMTIRSPGTVEDNQSTEKKRKEALDQVQDVYILKKEYTQNRVDLITSIFDSALEANAEMKEELKKEQLLNVDKLPSKTFEQDISNKITRLKAKLTDSVTKDLSDQVFSSLIQAKDDELSIAKDLTVTSINNVMTKRISAENVENAKKKVEEELKYTTLNKGLKSAAIELGRYAVIQNEFYDSSATEELRQQASKSVEPVKILQGQIIVEEGELINREIFRQLKLVGLLDNGNAFKPFLGLAFFIIIFLSSIYYYFYQMKTNVEKRQTYLLMFGIVFAVSILLIKIISMLQIVNFAGIGYLFPAAMGGMLIKILIDEKLAILFSIVMSVCGSILFNEGITGTLNYSEGIYILFSALAGILFLSSQNHRSKILQAGMFAASVNLVTILALLFLSNGHYSGLDYGYYLLSALVSGISSAVLTIGFLPFLESSFGILSSLRLIELSNPNHPLLRKILTEAPGTYHHSVMVANLAESACEAIGANGLLARVGCYYHDVGKTRRPNFFIENQLNQNNPHDRLLPEKSANIIIAHVADGVNILKKYHMPKEIIEIAEQHHGTTLLKYFFHKAQQRGADFKEEEFRYPGPKAQTKENAVVGIADSVEAAVRSLTQPTPDLIESLVKNIIEDRLEDGQLNECDLTLKELEIVSQTLCDTLKGIFHSRIEYPEIIKQKVGHA, encoded by the coding sequence TTGGAAAAACTTCAAGAACGTTTTGTTCGGGTTCGTAAACTGCTTGATATTACTTTTTTTCGTGTATTATTTTTCCTTGCTCTAGGAATTATTCTTTTTTTGGCTATGTTTAATAGTGTCAAACCCGAAAAATTAGATTTAAGTTTGTTTACGGTTGCAGATATGACAATACGTTCCCCTGGTACTGTTGAGGACAATCAGAGTACGGAGAAGAAGCGAAAAGAAGCTCTTGACCAAGTACAAGATGTATATATTCTAAAAAAAGAATATACACAAAACCGTGTTGATCTTATTACCTCGATTTTTGATTCAGCCCTTGAGGCCAACGCTGAAATGAAAGAAGAACTGAAAAAGGAGCAATTGTTAAACGTTGATAAACTGCCATCAAAAACGTTCGAACAGGATATTTCAAATAAAATTACAAGATTGAAGGCAAAATTAACAGACAGCGTGACGAAGGACCTTTCTGATCAGGTATTTTCAAGCCTTATTCAAGCAAAAGATGATGAATTATCAATTGCAAAAGATTTAACTGTTACATCGATCAATAATGTCATGACCAAAAGGATTTCAGCAGAAAATGTTGAAAATGCGAAAAAAAAGGTTGAAGAAGAATTAAAATATACTACATTGAATAAAGGTTTGAAAAGTGCTGCGATTGAGTTAGGGAGATATGCTGTTATCCAAAATGAGTTTTATGACTCATCAGCCACAGAGGAACTTCGCCAACAGGCATCCAAAAGTGTAGAGCCAGTCAAAATTCTTCAAGGACAAATCATCGTTGAGGAAGGTGAATTAATCAACAGGGAGATATTTAGGCAACTGAAGCTTGTTGGACTTCTTGATAATGGGAATGCATTTAAGCCATTTCTTGGTTTAGCTTTTTTTATCATCATCTTTTTATCATCAATTTATTATTACTTTTATCAAATGAAAACAAATGTTGAAAAGAGGCAAACATACCTACTCATGTTTGGAATTGTTTTTGCTGTTTCAATTTTGCTTATAAAAATAATAAGTATGCTACAAATTGTTAATTTTGCAGGAATTGGATATCTTTTTCCAGCCGCAATGGGAGGTATGTTGATAAAAATTCTGATTGATGAGAAGCTAGCAATTTTATTCTCGATTGTAATGTCGGTTTGCGGGAGTATTTTATTTAATGAGGGAATTACGGGGACACTAAACTATTCAGAGGGTATATACATCCTTTTTAGTGCCTTAGCAGGAATTCTTTTTTTAAGTAGCCAAAACCACCGATCAAAAATCTTACAAGCTGGCATGTTTGCCGCATCAGTTAATTTAGTGACCATACTTGCTCTGTTATTCCTTTCGAATGGGCATTATTCTGGATTAGATTATGGGTATTATTTACTATCAGCCCTTGTTTCAGGGATTTCATCAGCTGTTTTAACGATTGGTTTCCTCCCTTTTTTAGAGTCGAGCTTCGGAATTCTTTCGAGTTTAAGATTAATTGAACTCTCAAATCCAAATCATCCACTCTTAAGAAAGATATTAACGGAGGCACCAGGTACGTACCATCATAGTGTAATGGTGGCTAATTTAGCGGAATCAGCCTGTGAGGCAATCGGTGCTAACGGATTATTAGCAAGAGTGGGCTGTTATTATCATGATGTAGGAAAAACGCGCAGACCAAACTTTTTTATCGAAAATCAATTAAATCAAAATAATCCTCATGATCGATTGCTACCAGAAAAAAGCGCTAATATTATTATTGCTCATGTGGCTGATGGGGTAAATATTTTAAAAAAGTATCATATGCCAAAAGAAATTATTGAGATTGCGGAACAACATCATGGAACAACGTTATTAAAATATTTTTTCCATAAAGCACAGCAAAGAGGAGCAGATTTTAAAGAAGAGGAATTTCGATATCCAGGACCTAAAGCACAGACAAAGGAAAATGCAGTGGTTGGGATTGCTGACAGTGTTGAAGCTGCTGTCAGGTCTTTAACACAACCGACTCCAGATCTAATCGAATCATTAGTGAAAAATATTATTGAAGATCGATTGGAAGATGGGCAACTAAATGAGTGTGACCTTACATTAAAGGAACTTGAAATCGTATCACAGACTCTCTGTGATACATTGAAAGGGATTTTCCATTCGCGGATTGAATATCCGGAAATAATAAAACAGAAAGTGGGACATGCATGA
- a CDS encoding Na/Pi symporter produces MLYILLFILCILLFVFGMNIIRFGLFNLSADKLKTWLTKLTSTPLKGMLTGTFITALLQSSTAVMVITIGLISARIMTFPQSIGIILGTNIGTTFKTELITFDVDAVIIPIAIIGAFLILFKNRKSRSIGFLLFGIASVFTAMKGFELLARPLTSIPFVRHSLLSLNDSIFFSIVIGATITAIIQSSTAMTGIVMGFLTVGLLKLDAGIAIVLGANIGTCITAIIASIGGGQEAKLAAYAHVWLNVFGVLLFIPLIPYLTILAPKLASAKDVQLAHISVIFNIVTSLIILPFATKFGHMILYFHKK; encoded by the coding sequence ATGCTTTATATTTTATTATTTATCCTTTGTATTTTACTGTTTGTTTTTGGCATGAACATTATTAGATTTGGTTTATTTAATTTATCCGCTGATAAGTTAAAAACGTGGCTTACAAAACTGACAAGTACTCCGCTTAAAGGAATGCTTACAGGAACATTTATTACCGCACTTTTGCAAAGTAGCACAGCTGTGATGGTCATAACCATCGGATTAATTTCCGCTCGAATTATGACCTTTCCGCAATCGATTGGTATCATCCTTGGTACAAATATCGGTACTACTTTTAAAACTGAACTAATTACGTTTGACGTTGATGCTGTGATTATCCCAATTGCTATAATTGGAGCTTTTTTAATCTTATTTAAAAATAGAAAATCAAGAAGCATTGGATTCTTACTTTTTGGTATTGCTTCCGTTTTCACTGCTATGAAAGGATTTGAACTTTTAGCCAGGCCATTAACATCTATCCCGTTTGTAAGACATTCATTATTGTCTCTCAATGATAGCATTTTCTTCAGTATTGTGATTGGTGCCACCATTACAGCAATTATTCAATCAAGTACTGCTATGACAGGGATCGTAATGGGTTTTTTAACTGTTGGACTTTTAAAACTAGATGCAGGGATTGCAATTGTTCTCGGTGCAAATATTGGAACGTGTATAACTGCCATCATCGCCTCAATTGGCGGTGGTCAGGAAGCAAAGCTCGCTGCCTATGCCCATGTCTGGCTTAATGTTTTTGGAGTGTTGCTGTTTATTCCACTCATTCCATACTTAACCATCCTAGCACCAAAGTTAGCAAGTGCCAAGGATGTTCAATTAGCCCATATTAGTGTAATTTTTAATATTGTAACGTCCCTAATTATTCTTCCGTTTGCAACAAAGTTTGGGCATATGATTTTATATTTCCATAAAAAATAG
- a CDS encoding IS110 family transposase — MKDTIKYVGLDVSKEKIAVAIADEGRGEPRYHGMIPHTPEEVRKLMKKLGSPESLRVCYEAGPTGYPLYRLFITLGIHCSVIAPSLIPKRPGERIKTDRRDSVRLAHLYRAGELTPIYVPTPEDEALRDLVRCREDAKEDELRGKHRLSKFLLRNDIKPPTGVNKWTIKYFRWLDTLKFENPSLQVTFQEYYHQLKELAQRILRLEEEIKILASEGVHAKKIQALQSLRGVALITATSIVAEIGSFKRFTTPRQFMAYVGLIPSEYSSGEKRRQGEITKTGNRHVRRLLVESAWSYRYQPSVKGELQRRQSGQSPTIQAISWKAQNRLHKKYFRLLSRGKESGKAITAVARELAGFIWAVMQEVEDIPQA; from the coding sequence ATGAAGGATACCATAAAATATGTAGGTTTAGACGTATCAAAGGAAAAAATTGCAGTCGCTATTGCCGATGAGGGCCGAGGGGAGCCTAGATACCATGGAATGATTCCTCATACACCAGAAGAAGTGAGGAAATTAATGAAAAAATTGGGCAGCCCGGAATCTCTGCGAGTGTGTTATGAAGCTGGTCCGACAGGATATCCATTGTACCGACTATTTATCACACTAGGGATTCACTGCTCGGTGATTGCCCCGTCTCTTATTCCTAAAAGACCTGGAGAACGTATTAAAACGGATCGCAGGGACTCTGTTCGCTTAGCTCATTTATATCGGGCTGGAGAGTTGACTCCAATTTATGTACCAACTCCAGAGGATGAGGCTCTGCGGGATCTTGTTAGGTGTAGAGAAGATGCCAAAGAAGACGAACTGAGAGGAAAACACCGATTAAGTAAATTTTTACTGCGTAATGATATTAAACCTCCTACTGGAGTAAATAAGTGGACAATCAAATATTTCAGATGGCTGGACACTTTAAAATTTGAAAACCCTTCTCTACAAGTAACCTTCCAGGAATACTACCACCAACTCAAAGAGTTAGCACAACGTATTCTAAGGTTAGAAGAAGAAATTAAAATTCTAGCGAGTGAAGGTGTCCATGCCAAAAAAATTCAAGCACTCCAATCATTAAGAGGAGTAGCTCTTATTACAGCGACAAGTATTGTAGCAGAAATCGGTTCTTTTAAACGTTTTACTACACCGAGGCAATTCATGGCTTATGTTGGTTTAATCCCTAGCGAGTATTCGAGTGGTGAAAAAAGGAGACAAGGAGAAATAACCAAAACAGGTAATCGACACGTACGGCGTTTATTGGTAGAGTCTGCCTGGAGTTATCGGTATCAACCCTCTGTTAAAGGAGAACTACAAAGACGGCAAAGTGGGCAATCACCAACGATTCAGGCAATATCGTGGAAAGCACAGAACCGACTCCACAAGAAGTATTTCCGCTTATTATCAAGAGGGAAAGAAAGCGGTAAAGCCATTACAGCAGTAGCGCGAGAATTGGCAGGTTTTATTTGGGCAGTGATGCAAGAAGTAGAAGATATACCTCAAGCTTAA
- a CDS encoding PhoH family protein, producing MTENLKTINVQLENPVEALSLFGNSDSNLKIIETELGVSIITRGETVALSGEEERVTLAGQILDRLVFVIRKGVNISQRDVLFAIQMAQKGTLEYFENLYDEEIAKNVKGKSIRIKTLGQRNYISAIKENDLVFGIGPAGTGKTYLAVVMAVNALKNGRVNKIILTRPAVEAGESLGFLPGDLKEKVDPYLRPLYDALHDVLGAEHTQRLIERGTIEIAPLAYMRGRTLEDAFVILDEAQNTTHAQMKMFLTRLGFSSKMVITGDQTQVDLPKGVKSGLVVAEEILKEVRGIGFVFLEQSDVVRHPLVGRIVEAYEKSSKKAVH from the coding sequence ATGACAGAAAATTTGAAAACAATAAATGTGCAGCTAGAAAATCCAGTTGAAGCACTATCGCTTTTTGGAAATTCTGATTCTAACTTAAAAATTATTGAGACAGAGCTTGGTGTTTCTATTATTACACGAGGAGAAACTGTTGCTTTGTCTGGAGAAGAAGAGAGAGTAACACTTGCTGGACAAATTCTCGACCGATTGGTTTTTGTTATACGTAAGGGTGTAAACATTAGTCAAAGGGATGTTTTGTTTGCTATTCAAATGGCGCAAAAAGGAACGCTTGAATATTTTGAAAACCTTTACGATGAAGAAATAGCCAAAAATGTAAAAGGAAAATCAATTCGAATTAAAACGCTTGGCCAAAGAAATTATATCTCTGCTATTAAAGAAAATGATCTGGTTTTTGGGATTGGTCCCGCAGGAACAGGGAAAACATACCTTGCAGTAGTAATGGCGGTAAATGCCCTGAAAAATGGTAGGGTAAATAAAATAATTTTAACCAGGCCTGCAGTGGAAGCAGGAGAAAGCCTTGGATTTTTACCAGGAGATTTAAAGGAGAAGGTTGATCCATATTTAAGGCCTTTGTATGATGCCTTACATGATGTTCTTGGTGCGGAGCATACACAAAGGTTAATTGAGAGAGGAACGATCGAGATTGCCCCTCTAGCCTATATGCGAGGACGTACATTGGAAGATGCATTTGTTATTTTGGATGAAGCCCAAAACACAACACATGCCCAAATGAAAATGTTTCTTACTCGGCTAGGATTTAGCTCGAAAATGGTAATTACAGGTGATCAAACACAAGTTGATTTACCAAAAGGAGTAAAATCAGGCTTAGTTGTCGCTGAGGAAATCCTAAAGGAAGTAAGGGGAATTGGCTTTGTATTTTTAGAACAAAGTGATGTTGTTCGCCATCCGCTCGTTGGCCGAATTGTTGAGGCATATGAAAAAAGTAGCAAAAAGGCTGTTCATTAA
- a CDS encoding NfeD family protein, whose product MVELIINPIIVTALLTIAGIGIVLELFSPRFGIPGFIGITALLIYFYGHFQAGLAGYGTIALFVTGMVLIFLEFFLPGAIAGTLGVAALIASLFLAGGTGLTIGISLLLSLFLSIVFFFIMVKFFDKRIMLFNKMVLFDSARKEDGYVSNENRVDLLGMEGVALTTLRPAGTAIFNDERIDVVSEGSFIAQHSKVTVIKVEGARIVVREQSSKK is encoded by the coding sequence TTGGTTGAATTGATCATTAACCCAATTATAGTAACAGCACTGTTAACTATTGCTGGGATTGGAATTGTTTTGGAATTATTTTCACCTAGGTTCGGAATACCTGGTTTTATTGGAATAACAGCATTATTAATCTATTTCTACGGGCATTTCCAAGCTGGCCTCGCAGGGTATGGCACAATTGCCTTATTTGTCACAGGAATGGTCCTTATCTTTTTGGAATTTTTCTTACCTGGGGCTATTGCTGGAACGCTTGGTGTTGCTGCGTTAATTGCAAGCCTTTTCTTAGCAGGAGGAACTGGTCTTACAATCGGAATTTCATTGTTACTCTCTCTTTTCTTGTCCATTGTATTCTTCTTTATTATGGTAAAGTTTTTTGATAAAAGAATTATGTTATTTAATAAAATGGTTCTTTTTGATTCAGCTCGGAAGGAAGATGGCTATGTTTCCAATGAAAACCGTGTTGATCTTTTGGGAATGGAAGGTGTTGCTCTAACAACACTTAGACCTGCAGGTACTGCCATATTTAACGATGAACGAATTGACGTAGTGAGTGAAGGTAGCTTTATAGCTCAACACTCTAAAGTCACAGTAATAAAGGTTGAGGGTGCACGCATAGTAGTCAGAGAGCAAAGTAGTAAAAAATGA
- the floA gene encoding flotillin-like protein FloA (flotillin-like protein involved in membrane lipid rafts), which translates to MVIAVVILIFLGILLSFVPVMLWISALAAGVHVNIFTLVGMRLRRVTPSRVINPLIKAHKAGLNVSTNQLESHYLAGGNVDRVVNALIAAHRANIELSFERCAAIDLAGRDVLEAVQMSVNPKVIETPFIAGVAMNGIEVKAKARITVRANIDRLVGGAGEETVVARVGEGVVSTIGSSDSHSKVLENPDLISQTVLSKGLDAGTAFEILSIDIADVDIGKNIGAELQTEQAEADKKIAQAKAEERRAMAVALEQEMKARVQEMRAKVVEAEATVPLAMAEALKSGNISVMDYMNFQNISADTEMRGSIGKMNGDKKDGQ; encoded by the coding sequence ATTGTAATTGCGGTTGTCATTTTAATTTTTTTAGGAATTTTATTGTCTTTTGTACCAGTGATGCTATGGATCTCCGCTCTTGCAGCAGGGGTTCATGTTAATATCTTTACACTTGTAGGGATGAGACTTCGTCGAGTGACGCCAAGCCGTGTTATTAATCCTCTTATAAAGGCGCATAAAGCAGGATTAAATGTTTCAACCAACCAGCTTGAGAGCCATTACTTAGCTGGAGGTAATGTTGACCGCGTTGTAAATGCTCTTATTGCCGCACATCGGGCCAATATTGAATTATCTTTTGAGAGATGTGCTGCAATAGACCTTGCAGGACGGGATGTATTAGAAGCCGTGCAAATGAGTGTTAACCCTAAAGTTATTGAAACACCATTCATTGCAGGCGTTGCAATGAATGGGATTGAAGTAAAGGCAAAGGCAAGAATTACGGTTAGGGCCAACATTGATCGACTTGTAGGTGGCGCTGGTGAGGAAACAGTAGTTGCCCGTGTTGGTGAAGGAGTTGTTTCCACAATTGGTTCTTCAGATAGCCATAGCAAAGTGCTTGAAAATCCTGACTTAATTTCACAAACCGTTTTATCAAAAGGTCTTGACGCTGGAACCGCATTTGAAATTCTCTCGATTGATATTGCGGACGTTGATATCGGTAAAAATATTGGTGCTGAGCTTCAAACTGAACAAGCAGAAGCAGATAAGAAAATTGCCCAAGCAAAAGCAGAAGAACGCCGTGCCATGGCTGTTGCATTAGAGCAAGAAATGAAGGCCCGTGTTCAAGAAATGCGAGCAAAGGTGGTCGAAGCAGAAGCAACAGTGCCGCTTGCAATGGCTGAAGCTTTGAAATCTGGAAATATTAGCGTAATGGATTATATGAACTTTCAAAATATCTCAGCTGATACTGAAATGAGAGGATCAATTGGAAAGATGAATGGTGATAAGAAAGACGGTCAATAG
- the yqfD gene encoding sporulation protein YqfD, with protein MKNHWIEFLFGRVTVKVTGKGIERFLNVLIRNKLHIWNVKHHGTETVTFKMRLNDAMNLRKFARKSECTLSFLQRDGVPFLLKRTLKNSGFLLGAILFFCLILLLSNVVWGIEIKGAKPATEHQIWKELDKMGVKVGKVQFFIDNVETIQRKLTDHIGALTWVGVELNGTTYHFQVVEKNQPKEPELLSPRNLVAKKKATIVNMYVEKGQPVVMINDQVVPGQLLVSGMIGKEGEEKLIAAKGEIWGETWYKSHVELPLQTKFNVFNGHEQKKYSLLIGKWEIPIWGFEKHKFAKYETEKNSQRIRFLKWELPISVVNETIREQEEIIRIYNNLESVGIAVDMAKKDIKNRLDEDAIIKDEKVLHKTFVNGKVKLDIHFKIIENIAKGQPITKEKSE; from the coding sequence ATGAAGAACCATTGGATCGAATTTTTGTTTGGAAGAGTAACGGTAAAAGTAACAGGAAAAGGAATTGAGCGCTTTCTAAATGTCCTGATTAGAAATAAGCTCCATATTTGGAATGTAAAGCATCATGGAACAGAAACAGTCACATTTAAAATGAGATTAAACGATGCTATGAATTTGAGGAAATTTGCAAGAAAGAGTGAATGTACTCTTAGCTTTTTACAACGGGATGGAGTACCATTTTTATTAAAACGCACACTAAAAAATAGCGGGTTTTTACTTGGTGCGATTCTCTTCTTTTGTTTAATTTTGCTGTTGTCCAATGTGGTTTGGGGAATTGAGATTAAAGGGGCAAAACCAGCAACTGAGCATCAAATTTGGAAAGAATTGGACAAAATGGGGGTTAAGGTCGGCAAGGTCCAATTCTTTATTGATAATGTCGAAACTATCCAAAGGAAACTTACCGATCATATTGGAGCACTTACCTGGGTCGGTGTAGAACTAAACGGGACAACCTACCATTTCCAAGTGGTTGAAAAAAATCAACCAAAGGAGCCAGAACTGTTATCACCCCGAAATTTGGTTGCAAAAAAGAAAGCAACAATAGTGAATATGTACGTTGAAAAAGGACAGCCAGTTGTTATGATAAATGATCAAGTTGTCCCTGGACAATTACTTGTGTCAGGAATGATTGGTAAAGAAGGCGAAGAAAAACTAATTGCGGCAAAAGGTGAAATCTGGGGAGAAACATGGTATAAAAGCCATGTTGAACTGCCACTTCAAACGAAATTCAATGTGTTCAATGGGCATGAACAAAAAAAGTATTCTTTGCTGATTGGAAAATGGGAGATTCCAATTTGGGGTTTTGAAAAGCATAAATTTGCTAAATATGAGACGGAAAAAAATAGTCAACGAATCCGTTTTTTGAAATGGGAACTTCCTATTTCAGTTGTTAATGAAACCATACGTGAGCAAGAAGAGATTATTCGAATTTATAATAATCTGGAATCTGTGGGAATAGCAGTAGACATGGCAAAAAAAGATATAAAAAACCGCTTGGATGAAGATGCTATCATTAAAGACGAAAAAGTTTTACACAAGACGTTTGTGAATGGTAAAGTTAAATTGGATATACATTTTAAAATAATCGAAAATATCGCAAAAGGACAACCGATTACCAAGGAGAAAAGTGAATGA
- the yqfC gene encoding sporulation protein YqfC, giving the protein MAKKWGGLVRQWMAKKMDLPQDVMMDLPRITMIGQIHVYIENHRGLLTFTDKELRLLLKQGQLLIKGKSFVIKTILPEEILLEGKIDQVIYITENSGGPK; this is encoded by the coding sequence ATGGCAAAAAAGTGGGGCGGGCTTGTCCGGCAATGGATGGCAAAAAAAATGGATCTACCTCAGGATGTCATGATGGATTTACCCCGAATTACGATGATTGGGCAAATTCATGTTTACATTGAGAACCATCGAGGATTATTAACATTTACAGACAAAGAACTTCGACTGCTATTAAAGCAAGGGCAGCTATTGATAAAAGGTAAATCATTTGTCATTAAAACCATTTTACCCGAAGAGATTTTATTGGAAGGGAAAATTGATCAGGTTATTTATATAACGGAGAATTCGGGAGGACCAAAATGA
- the rpsU gene encoding 30S ribosomal protein S21: MSKTVVRKNESLEDALRRFKRTVSKTGTLQEARKREFYEKPSVKRKKKSEAARKRKF, translated from the coding sequence ATGTCTAAAACCGTCGTTCGTAAAAACGAATCGCTTGAAGATGCTCTTCGTCGCTTCAAACGTACAGTGTCTAAAACTGGTACTTTGCAAGAGGCAAGAAAGCGCGAATTCTACGAAAAACCAAGTGTAAAACGTAAGAAAAAGTCTGAAGCTGCAAGAAAACGTAAGTTTTAA
- the ybeY gene encoding rRNA maturation RNase YbeY — translation MTLTIDFLDETNELTEEQISEMEKLLNFAAEKENVEADSEVSVTFVTNERIWEINRDYRDKDAPTDVISFAMEELGEGEIELIGAGMPRVLGDIIISIAKAKEQAEEYGHSFLRELGFLTVHGFLHLLGYDHMTEDDEKEMFTLQKEILDEYGLER, via the coding sequence ATGACATTAACTATTGATTTTTTAGATGAAACAAATGAATTGACTGAAGAACAGATTAGTGAAATGGAAAAGCTATTGAATTTTGCTGCCGAGAAGGAGAATGTAGAAGCTGATAGTGAAGTTTCTGTGACCTTTGTTACCAATGAACGGATATGGGAAATTAACCGAGATTATCGGGACAAGGATGCACCAACAGATGTCATTTCTTTTGCAATGGAGGAGCTTGGTGAAGGTGAAATAGAACTTATTGGTGCTGGGATGCCAAGAGTTTTAGGTGATATTATTATTTCAATTGCAAAAGCGAAGGAACAAGCTGAAGAATATGGGCATTCTTTTTTGCGAGAGCTTGGCTTTCTAACAGTTCATGGCTTTTTACATCTTCTCGGTTATGACCATATGACAGAAGATGACGAAAAGGAAATGTTTACATTGCAGAAGGAAATATTAGATGAGTATGGACTTGAACGATAA